ATTGAAAAATTGGAGAAGGAGGCTGCTGAGATGGGAAAGGACCCCTTCAAGTATGCCTGGGTCTTGGATAAACCGAAAGCTGAATGTGAATGTGGTATCACCATCGATATCTCCCTGTGGAAATTCGAGACTA
The sequence above is drawn from the Ailuropoda melanoleuca isolate Jingjing unplaced genomic scaffold, ASM200744v2 unplaced-scaffold68481, whole genome shotgun sequence genome and encodes:
- the LOC117800344 gene encoding elongation factor 1-alpha 1-like, giving the protein MGKEKTHINIVIVGHVDLGKSTTTGHLTYKCGEIDQRTIEKLEKEAAEMGKDPFKYAWVLDKPKAECECGITIDISLWKFETSK